Proteins from a single region of Hordeum vulgare subsp. vulgare chromosome 6H, MorexV3_pseudomolecules_assembly, whole genome shotgun sequence:
- the LOC123405742 gene encoding putative ripening-related protein 5 yields MAIVLLITLSASHTATCLVWHDLVGCQPSGYLPGRSGNCEMSNSPDCCVDGKQYLQFLCSPPVSATTWAVLTVNGFSKGKDGGLPSECDGAYHDDSEMVVALSTGWFSGMSRCGRSIKITAAKGGSSAYAKVVDECDSVHGCDAEHNYEEPCAYNVVDASPAVWDALGLDQSLGLQDVTWSDE; encoded by the coding sequence ATGGCCATCGTCCTCCTCATCACGCTCTCGGCCTCCCACACCGCGACATGCTTGGTCTGGCACGACCTCGTCGGCTGTCAGCCCAGCGGCTACCTCCCGGGCAGGTCCGGAAACTGCGAGATGAGCAACAGCCCGGACTGCTGCGTCGACGGCAAGCAGTACCTGCAGTTCCTCTGCTCGCcgccggtctccgccaccacgtgGGCCGTCCTCACGGTGAACGGCTTCAGCAAGGGCAAGGACGGCGGCCTCCCGTCCGAGTGCGATGGCGCGTACCACGACGACTCGGAGATGGTCGTCGCGCTCTCCACGGGCTGGTTCAGCGGCATGTCCCGCTGCGGCCGCAGCATCAAGATCACTGCTGCAAAGGGTGGCAGCTCGGCGTACGCAAAGGTGGTGGACGAGTGCGACTCCGTCCACGGTTGCGACGCCGAGCACAACTACGAGGAGCCATGCGCCTACAACGTCGTGGACGCATCGCCGGCGGTGTGGGACGCCCTGGGCCTCGACCAGAGTCTCGGTTTGCAGGACGTTACCTGGTCTGATGAGTAA